GAGCATGCGGCGCAGGACAAGGTCCTCGTCGCGGGCATAGGCAAGGCCCTTCTCCTCCAGCACCTCCCACACAGGATGGTCCAACGGCGGGGCGAAGACGGCCGAGGCCATGGCCTGGCTTGCGCCCTGGCGCACCAGCCCGGCATCCGCCCGCGCGCCGGTAGCCAGGCCCAGGGCGTCGAGGATGATCGACTTGCCTGCGCCCGTCTCACCCGTAAGCGCCGTCAGGCCCGGGCCGATGGACAGGTCCAGGGCCTCGATGAGCACGACGTCGCGGATCCAAAGCCCGATCAACATGGCCGGCAAGATCGCCTGGAATCAGACGCGCTGAAAGGGATCAGTTCGCCTTAGGTTCTGCAATCGGCGTCGACGGCGGCTTGATGGTCGCGGTCTTGTCCTTGCGGAACGGAAGGTGGCGCAGCAGGCCGCCCTTCTTGCCCGTTGGCTCGATCGACGGACGCAGGCCCTTGTCGGTCAGCAGCGCGTAGGCGTCGGCATACCAGGGATCTCCCGGATAGTTGAAGCCGAGCACCGCGCCGTTGCGCTTGGCCTCGTCGGCCAGGCCCAGGGTGAGATAGGCCTCGACCAGGCGGTAGAGGGCCTCCGGCGAGTGGCTGGTGGTCTGATAGCGGTCGATCACCGTACGGAAGCGGCCCAGCGCGGCGATGGTGTCGCCCTGGCGCAGATACCAGCGGCCGATGGTCATTTCCTTGCCGGCCAGCTGGTCGTTGACCATGTCGATCTTCAGACGGGCGTCGGCGGCGTATTCGGTCTTGGGGTAGCGCTGCACCACCTCGCGCAGGTTATCCAACGCCTGGCCTGTGGCGGCCTGGTCGCGGCCCACATCGACGATCTGCTCGAAATAGCAGATGGCCTTCAGATAGTGGGCGTAGGTCGCCGCCGGGTTGCCCGGATACAGCGAGATGAAGCGGTCGGCGTCGCCGATCGCCTCAGCGTAGTTATTGGCCTGATAGTGGGCGTAGGCGGTCATCAGGATCGCCCGGCGCGACCATTCCGAATAGGGGTGTTGACGCTCCACCTCCTGGAAATAGTCCACGGCCTGGTTCCAGAGGCCACGGTCCAGCCGGTCGGCGCCGGTGGCGTAGAGCAGCTCCACGGGGCGCTCTTCATAGGCCAGCTTGGGCCGCTTCGGTTTGCCGGCGCAGCCGGCCAAGGCAAGGGCGACCATGCAGGCGACAAGCGCCGGGCGACCCCAGGAATTGCGAAGCAAGGACACCGTCACCTCAAACAGACCAAATGCGCGCCCCCGCGCGGCGAGTCCCCGCTTCTACACCACGCTAGGCAAGGCGCAAACGGAAGGGAGGGAACGACGCCCGGAACACCGACCAGGATCGGCTATAGAGCGAGATTGTCGAAAGAGAGGCGGCCGGCAAAGCCCCGATCAGACGGCGTGGGCCAGATTGTCCACCAGGCTGCGGTAGCGCCAGGCCTGCGGCTGGGCGACCAGGGCGCGGACCACGGCGTTGTTGATGCCATGGCCGGCCAGCACGCCTTCAAAGCGACCGATTACCGGCGCGCCCAGGACGAACAGGTCGCCGATGGCGTCCAGGGCCTTGTGGCGCACGAACTCGTCCGGCCGGCGCAGGCCTTCCGGGTTGAGGATGCGATCGCCCTCGATGACGACGGCGTTCTCCATGGAGCCGCCACGGGCCAGGCCCATGGCGCGCAGGGCCTCGACCTCATGCAGGAAGCCGAACGTCCGGCAGTCGGCCAATTCGGTGCGGAAGGCGCGCTCGTCCATCAGCAGGTCGACGCGCTGGCGGCCGATGGCCTTGGAGTCGAAGGCGATCTCGAAGGCGACCTCAAACTGATCGGCGGGGCTGAGGGCGGCGCGCTTGTCGCCGTCAACGACCTCAATGGTGTGGAGGATTTCGATGTAGCGCCGCGGAGCGTCCTGCCCCCGACGGCCGGCGCGGTCGAGGATCTCGACGAAC
The sequence above is drawn from the Phenylobacterium glaciei genome and encodes:
- a CDS encoding outer membrane protein assembly factor BamD translates to MVALALAGCAGKPKRPKLAYEERPVELLYATGADRLDRGLWNQAVDYFQEVERQHPYSEWSRRAILMTAYAHYQANNYAEAIGDADRFISLYPGNPAATYAHYLKAICYFEQIVDVGRDQAATGQALDNLREVVQRYPKTEYAADARLKIDMVNDQLAGKEMTIGRWYLRQGDTIAALGRFRTVIDRYQTTSHSPEALYRLVEAYLTLGLADEAKRNGAVLGFNYPGDPWYADAYALLTDKGLRPSIEPTGKKGGLLRHLPFRKDKTATIKPPSTPIAEPKAN
- the lpxC gene encoding UDP-3-O-acyl-N-acetylglucosamine deacetylase, whose protein sequence is MAASAFQHTLQGPAIFAGVGVHTGARTRVSVRPAAANTGIVFVRTDVTDRDNRVPVSAEAVCKTQLGTVITNAADVTVATIEHLMAALVMLEIDNAVVELDGPEMPIMDGSSQPFVEILDRAGRRGQDAPRRYIEILHTIEVVDGDKRAALSPADQFEVAFEIAFDSKAIGRQRVDLLMDERAFRTELADCRTFGFLHEVEALRAMGLARGGSMENAVVIEGDRILNPEGLRRPDEFVRHKALDAIGDLFVLGAPVIGRFEGVLAGHGINNAVVRALVAQPQAWRYRSLVDNLAHAV